The genomic stretch caagggttgacccaaacatgACCTgctgtttgggagagagaagtctagtcaagaacagatgactagcaaaggtaagtcctaaccaaaggttaggcaaagtggaagtcttggtgagtgaaatcgagccctagtaagtgaagctaggtggtggaagtcccggtgagtggagcggagccctagtgagtgaagctaggtggtggaagtctcgatgaggccctagtgagtgaagttaggtagaggaagtcctggtgagtgaagtcaggccctagtgagtgaagttaggtggagaaagtcctcgtgagtgaagtcagacaatggaagtcctagtgagtgaagctaggcaaccctaggaggtaaccctaggtcatattTCTTGTATAAAACACAAATTATGTATGgaaaatccctaggtttgagactcaaattcgtctccaaaccatttggcacactccatggctcctctagactcccaagtagtacccacctgagatctatttgccatgggtcccaaattaactctttgagctcccctcaGAGCCCTTAGCCTTAGCCATCTCCCTAGGTAACTCATTCACAatcgctaggccacatcggtgcacctccggtgacacttgacctCCGGTGAAACCTTTTTCGTGAGTGGCAGCAAAGGGGGTGGTTGGTTGGAGCTTTGCTTGCAATAACGTGGATGGTCGGCGACACAAGAAGGCAGCAAGAAAGGTTGACTACAGCAATCCTTGCTGCAAAAGGGTGAAAAAGAAACAAGGAGTTGCATGTGAAAATTACGATGTTGAGAAGAAATCTGGTGCAACGAGGAAGAAACGAAGGATCATGGAATTATGATACATGTAGAAATTAATaggtagaggaaagaaataatataaacctttttgattttttttttctaaagataataaatttatttatacaaattattcaaaataataatagaaagattaaataaaacatacaattaaaataattataaatatgataatataatagattcgaaaatattaatttttttatatgccAAATATaaccaaatataataaattttaattatttgaaatcaattaaaaattattttcattatttttattatagttCTCTTTGTTACATTGATAGCAAAGCAATGTTGAGCTGCATGCAATATGCAATATGCAATATGCAATATGCAATTCGCAAGTTGTAATATTAATTCCAACAAAATGCAGAGGCGTCCTAGCTAGTCCAGCAGCATCGGGTTCAGCCGCGGGACCGGcacgcacaccaagtgtttgttcCTAACAAGCGTCACGCTCAATCCTTCAGCCATGTCCACCTTCCCCCCATCCTCCGACTCCCAATCGAAGCACTGTAGCATCGCCGCCAGCGCACACGGTACGAAATGCAGCGCCAGAGACGCCCCCGGACAAAGTCTGCGTCCGCTTCCGAAGGGAATCAGCTCGAAGTGCTGCCCCCTGACGTCCAATTTCTGTCCGGGCTCCTCCAGGAACCTCTCTGGCCGGAACTCAAATGGCTCCGGCCATTGCTCCGGGTCCCTTCCATTGGCCCAGACGTTGACGAAGACCGTCGTGTTTGCCGGAACATCGTATCCTTTGATCTTGGTGTCCCTAGTGGACCGCCGAGGGATCAAAGGACCAGAGGGATGCAACCGCATTGTTTCCTTGATGATGGCCTGCATGTACGGGAGGTTGGCCACGTCGGACTCCTGCACCAGTCTTTTCTTGCCGACCACCGCTTCGATCTCATCTTGTGCCTTGCGCAGGATGTCCGGGTGGTTGATGAGTTCCGCCAGTCCCCACTCCAAGGTGAGGGCCGAAGTGTCGGTGCCGGCGACGAAGATATCCATCACGAAGGCTTTTATATGTTCCCTACTCAATCTCACTTCTGCACTGGAATCATCTGCGATGTCAATCAATATATCCAGCAAATCCTTGATTCCACCGCTCTTTTTTTTCCTCGCCTCCTCTTTTTCCTTCATGATCCTCTCCATCATCGCATCGTACCTTTGGCGGACGTCCTTCGACCTCTTATCGAACCCCTGCAAGTCCCAATTCTTGCATATTCCAATAAAATCTGCCATATTGAACTTACCCACCAACTCCGCCACTCCCTCCACGATCTTCCTCATCTCCATCGCCTCCCCGTCCGACCCGCAGCATCGGTGGCCCGTGGTCATCCGGGATATCACATTGTTGGTGAGATTTAACACTTCGCTGCCCATGTTGATGCTGGTTCTTCCAACCTTGCATCTGTCGTACAAGGACCGAACGAGCGAGACCACCTCTTCAGTCCGGATGGGGAGGAGCTGGTCGATCGTCCGTCCTCCCAGGAGCTCCGACATGCACAGTTTCTTCAAGAACCTCCAGTGAGGACCGTAGGGCGCGAAGACGAAGCCGGAGCAGTCGTAGGCGATGTAACTGGAGACCCTAAACTGAGGGCGGTCCGACCAAGCCGTCTCCTGCGTTCTCATAATCTCTTTGATCATGGAAGAGGAGGAGACCACGATGCAGGGGACAGAACCGAGGCGGAGGCCGATCAGGCCACCGTAGCGCTTAGAGAGCTTATGGAACGATTGGTGGGGGATCGGTCTGAGGTGATGGAGGTGGCCAATTATCGGAAGGGCGATTGGACCCGGCGGGAGGCGGAGAGCTGGCCGCCGGCGCCGCCATGTGATCAGGATTAAGATTGGAAATACGATCACGAGGATGGGGATGGCGAGTGACTGGAGGTCTGCTGCCGCCATTTCCTTGGATGATATGCTCTGCGACAAAAGCAGGGGCGTGCTAAATGGGTATATAtacatttaattaatattgtaataTCTTATCCGGAAAacccaaaaacaaaaacaaaatcatTAACTATTAGTACAATTAGCCAAAATATGAAATGataaatgaatatttttttataattaattttttaagctaATAAATTGCATatctttaattaaaaatatagaatTTATTAATATCTGTGGACAAATGTAAATATCTTATAATTCTTTTATTATATAGTCTCTTCAATTGTATACAAATTCTGCTTAAAAAAACCGGAAATATGTTCATAGTATAATATATATAATGTTTTTGGACAACTAAGTTTTTAATAAATACTTGCCTGTTCAAGGCTAGACGGTTTGCATATTCAATAAATATATTTCTAagtaataaatattattattcaaCTTTTATTTTAGATTAACTATTTTTAACTATACATTAGTAAGTGATTATTGATATTCTATGTAAGGTAAAGGGTTCAGAGGCATCTTCTAGTCGGAGAGGAATTCACAAGTATCACCGAGGATATAAAACACCTCCCATTCGAGGCATCCACACGAGTCGCTCAAGATATGTATATCTTATAATGATgattaaaaaaagataatttaCATTAATAAttactaaaataaattttataattttttagtcaaaagttaaatatttaaatgGGTATAGTAATATTATTTTatcataaattatatatatatatatatatatatatatatatatatatatatatatatataaaattttagtgatgattaaaaaaagataatttaCATTAATAATTACTtgatattaataaattttataatcaaaagttaaatatttaaatgggtgtaataatattattttatcatacattttatatatatatatatatatatatatatatatatatatatatatatatatatatatatatatatatcatttttggtgatgattaaaaaaagataatttaCATTAATAAGAGTTAAAGATTTAAATgggtataataatattttttttatccgaaattatatatagagagaaatAATATGCTAGGTGACATTTCATGAGCGACGCGCATACGtggctgatcctgtccgaatcgccgaaccaaaggacgttgggcacgtggcgctttcctagtcgatggcgcaggcctccgaagctccggcgatcctgcacagaagtcgggccgggaaggggttcccggcggcgaccctccgacgctcaagtcaggcaaagctcaatagagagaaaggggctccaaaactcgtagcgtgtgtacctccggcgaagtaagaggttccttatatagagcggtgaaagaactaatgcacgtccaccgaggtgcatacgtgtctgcagcccataccccggtatgcacctgtcagagagcttacctgactccatactgcaacagtcccattgcgccttcgatgggacaatagGACACCCCGtggtcagactaggagtatggcctagccatatgacttgacggctgtcagaagatgttcccccgtctttactgctcataatccggggcgtccgaccggctggacagggagtccggccggccggcccctcctccttttacgcgctggccggacggcactcacctcgcgtccggcctgccgttgacattggtgtgctggggaaatttccagtaggcgctatgtagagactgttagcagtgtcattttctcctggttcttccgctcggctcttaactactgtttcgacagagcgtcggaacccctacccggtcggggcgccttttattaccgaatgtcccttggtcggccgatcggtcttatccatttcttccaagtccggtcggctcacccttctccgacgGGCTACTTGggcatttgacctccacgtggcgttgacccctcgttagggggtcccgggctcttaccaccggatcagtggCATTGCCagtttaatttcttttttaaaaaatatgtcttttattctctctccccttccGCCTTCTATTCAAATCGACGGTGAGAGaaatttgttggtgcaggaattatccgacgattgaacctatgttttaattatgtcaaagggtttaagttaagttgtgttgttatctaatgtgcttgaatgagtttgcaggaaagtcctaactgcggttaggcaggtggaaaattctaaggggtggtaatcttaggtcctagggggtggtaaccctaggtggtggaaaaccctaaggggtggtaaccttatgtcctaggggtggtaaccctaggtggaggaaaatcctaaaggggggagggtaaccttaggtcctagggggaggtaaccttaggtgacGAAAaatcatagggggtgataaccctaggtcctagggggtggtaaccctaagcggaaagtctagtcggtctagaGGATCGAACTGGTATAAGGTATGATCTCCAGAgtcgagtaggtgaggacgcgttccccggaagaggaaacagtaggcgtcggttcgacctagggtttgcggtcgaaaattcgaagtcagaaccgaacagtccagagactgtgGAACACTTCATTTAATGtatttatatgtgctaactttggtttgcaagatatgtttgtgttttgggactaacatatcttgcaagtACAAATGAACAAGGTCTTCCCTCGAATGaatagtatccgaggcgcctccatggagcttggaggcgcctcgggtgcaaggggtAAGCTGGatgcgaagtggagctggaggcgccttgagggaatctaaggcgccttggaccactaCTTGGAGGCGCCATGGactagcatggaggcgccttcaagaggatcaaCGATGATGATTTCAGCTctcatccacgcggctgactcggcaacATTAAGGGGCCCTGCAAGGGGTTTGAGGCACCTTAAAAgagctttataaggggtctcgaacagTGGGTTCAATACACGAATTCACAAGTGATCTAGCCATTGTTTGCTGCCCAAAAgacgcccagaagtgctgttacaagtctccgacgacccggagcttcagaatcTACTACTTTTGGTGTTGGTATAGTTTTTAATTAGTATTAAGCTATAGTACTTGTGTAAACTTTTgcgtgatatagttgttgcccaaagtaaacgctcaaagagcatgggccttagagtaggagtcaccctaggctccgaaccaagtaaaccattGGTGTCTTCTGTGTGATTGCTTTCATTTCCGTTGCATTTATTACTCAATAGTTTTCCGATTAcgacgcgtgaaagccacgaacgctattcacccccctctagcacggtcTCAAtctaacaattagtatcagagtcagaccactctgatttggtgaaaccaccaatcaaagCAGGGGGGTTactttttgaaaacaaaattagatatcgtttgcattacaaataaaaccttacgcctttcattttttccccctccaaaactcttttcaaaaaattcattctcatcttttcaccattggtcggcattagcgaaatatcgcattttcaaaaatttaaaataatattttttaaaatattttattaatagtttttaaatattttattattttccccccgaaattagtgaattgttatttctatccttctcccgcactactaatccaggatcaagtcctgggataagtttttttattttccttgtgcaaGAATttatggcccatcaagaaggctacaacacagttcgacctccactcttcaccggagaagatttcgtcTATTGGAAGTAAGTGTAATTTAATAGacgaattatttgagcagactaatactactctagtcgagaaaggtgttacgttatttgcaggaacaagcaagacgaagaaagcactgaaggctacatggtctgagtcgtcagacgaatccgaatccgatgaagaagaacaatcAAGCCTACTCGCTTTACCGGTACTAGCACATGTTGACGAAACCAAGTCCAAGGTCGAGactgaaaccgagagcgaatccggaaccgagtccgagcgaagccacagatccgtatccgctTCCGAAGGGCCCAAATTCACTGTAAGCTTGTTAATTTCTAAAATAGATAATTTAGAagatttaatttcttatttgttaaagaaattagctaaatccaacgtccggatcaagtcactccaaaaggaggtaacaacccttaaggaaatgACTAACTTCGaatccttgcctgacccagttcagactggaaactcaactcaagtccaaaagcttaaggaagaaaattccagcctgaaaactcaggttaAGGATTTGAAGAACATGTTGGAATGattttctttggggtccaagaaccttgacctaattcttggaaaacaaagagtcatttacaacaGATTCAGAttaggatttaaaactaaaaagaaatatcgatcctatctaacTTTAGtaaacagaccaaatagtaagatagtccaagcatgggtacctaagtccaacttggtcaatcaagttgaacttggtcaatattgggtccctaaggatcaagtacattaccttgatagaccatatcgagactatgatccaggaggagccaatagaaaaaactatcttaataaataaatagaattgtttgatgattgtttatttactttcttgttaatatgcatgtttagattatgatagattaaggacctatgcataatttacacttgttcagttaaacctaggaatttcaaaaagaaaattaaatatgtcattatttgagcggttctgtctaggaagtgatggatgatcccataaccaagaag from Zingiber officinale cultivar Zhangliang chromosome 5B, Zo_v1.1, whole genome shotgun sequence encodes the following:
- the LOC121986536 gene encoding 3,9-dihydroxypterocarpan 6A-monooxygenase-like, whose protein sequence is MAAADLQSLAIPILVIVFPILILITWRRRRPALRLPPGPIALPIIGHLHHLRPIPHQSFHKLSKRYGGLIGLRLGSVPCIVVSSSSMIKEIMRTQETAWSDRPQFRVSSYIAYDCSGFVFAPYGPHWRFLKKLCMSELLGGRTIDQLLPIRTEEVVSLVRSLYDRCKVGRTSINMGSEVLNLTNNVISRMTTGHRCCGSDGEAMEMRKIVEGVAELVGKFNMADFIGICKNWDLQGFDKRSKDVRQRYDAMMERIMKEKEEARKKKSGGIKDLLDILIDIADDSSAEVRLSREHIKAFVMDIFVAGTDTSALTLEWGLAELINHPDILRKAQDEIEAVVGKKRLVQESDVANLPYMQAIIKETMRLHPSGPLIPRRSTRDTKIKGYDVPANTTVFVNVWANGRDPEQWPEPFEFRPERFLEEPGQKLDVRGQHFELIPFGSGRRLCPGASLALHFVPCALAAMLQCFDWESEDGGKVDMAEGLSVTLVRNKHLVCVPVPRLNPMLLD